The Triticum aestivum cultivar Chinese Spring chromosome 3A, IWGSC CS RefSeq v2.1, whole genome shotgun sequence genome includes a region encoding these proteins:
- the LOC123059127 gene encoding uncharacterized protein gives MAFNRAQLLVAFALGLLLMSHGAEAFHQLSPSMNKDYNHGCMDWKECMKSCQKGAFDGGFCVLSKCMCFKKGTHAPPPQHNAPELAPSEGPSQTNFMFARKVYMGMRN, from the exons ATGGCGTTCAACCGAGCACAATTGCTTGTTGCCTTCGCTCTGGGTTTGCTCCTCATGTCCCACG GTGCCGAGGCTTTCCATCAGCTTTCCCCCTCCATGAACAAGGATTACAACCACGGATGCATGGACTGGAAGGAATGCATGAAGAGTTGCCAAAAGGGGGCCTTCGACGGCGGATTCTGCGTACTCTCCAAATGCATGTGCTTCAAAAAGGGTACGCATGCTCCACCGCCACAACACAATGCACCGGAGTTGGCGCCATCCGAAGGGCCATCGCAGACAAATTTCATGTTCGCAAGGAAAGTCTACATGGGCATGCGTAATTGA